A window of Castanea sativa cultivar Marrone di Chiusa Pesio chromosome 1, ASM4071231v1 contains these coding sequences:
- the LOC142607203 gene encoding large ribosomal subunit protein eL31-like, producing the protein MVDKGSKGRKEEVVTREYTINLHKRLHGCTFKKKAPKAIKEIRKFAQKAMGTTDVRVDVKLNKHVWSRGIRSVPRRVRVRVARKRNDEEDAKEEFFSLVTVAEIPPEGLKGLGTKVIEEED; encoded by the exons ATGGTGGACAAGGGCAGcaaaggaaggaaggaagaggTTGTCACCAGAGAGTACACCATCAACCTCCACAAACGCCTTCATGGATG CACTTTCAAAAAGAAGGCTCCAAAGGCCATAAAGGAAATCAGGAAGTTTGCCCAAAAGGCTATGGGAACAACTGATGTCAGGGTGGATGTTAAGCTTAACAAGCATGTCTGGAGCCGTGGAATTCGGAGTGTGCCAAGGAGAGTTCGTGTCCGCGTTGCACGTAAGAGAAATGATGAAGAAGACGCAAAGGAGGAGTTTTTCTCACTAGTCACTGTTGCAGAGATCCCTCCAGAGGGTTTGAAGGGGTTGGGCACCAAGGtcattgaagaagaagattga
- the LOC142607212 gene encoding sm-like protein LSM7, with product MSGSRKETVLDLAKFVDKGVQVKLTGGRQVTGTLKGYDQLLNLVLDEAVEFLRDPDDPLKTTDQTRRLGLIVCRGTAVMLVSPTDGTDEIANPFIQPDGA from the exons ATG TCTGGAAGCAGGAAAGAAACCGTTTTGGACCTGGCAAAGTTTGTGGACAAAGGTGTCCAAGTCAAGCTCACTGGTGGTAGACAAG TGACGGGGACTCTAAAAGGATATGATCAGTTGCTAAACCTTGTTTTGGATGAAGCGGTAGAGTTTTTGAGAG ATCCTGATGATCCACTGAAGACTACTGATCAGACCAGGCGCCTGGGCCTAATA GTTTGCAGGGGAACCGCTGTAATGCTGGTGTCCCCAACAGACGGCACAGATGAGATTGCCAACCCTTTTATCCAGCCAGATGGGGCCTAG